GTATAAAAGTGCTATAAATTTCAGCTTAAATTTTTGCCAGTACCATGGACAGACAATCAGAATGACAAAACAAAAGGCAACGTTAATTGGGCTCATTGCCATCGTGCTCTGGAGCACGATGGTCGGACTCATGCGTGGGGTAAGTGAAGGACTGGGTCCTGCGGGCGGCGCAGCAATGATTTTTTCCTTAAGTGGTCTGTTGCTGATATTTACCGTCGGCTTTCCGAATATCAGAAAAATTCCTGTGCGTTATTTAATCGCTGGTAGCGTGCTTTTTGTTACCTATGAAATATGTTTAGCGCTGGCTCTCGGTTATGCGGCTACTCGTCACCAGGCTATTGAAGTCGGTATGGTCAATTATCTCTGGCCAAGTTTGACAATATTGTTTGCTATTTTATTTAATGGTCAAAAAACAACCTGGTTGGTAATCCCTGGATTAATTATCGCATTGACCGGGGTTTGTTGGGTATTGGGTGGTGAAAACGGTCTTAACCTTGATGAAATTATCAGCAATGTTGCCAGCAGTCCGCTGAGCTATTTTCTCGCCTTTCTCGGCGCTTTTATCTGGGCAACGTATTGCACGGTGACCAATAAATATGCAAAAGGCTTTAACGGCATCACCGTGTTCGTTTTACTAACAGCCGCAAGTTTGTGGATTTACTATTTTATGACTCCGCAACCAGAAATGATTTTCAGCACTTCGGTGACTATTAAAATGTTCTCAGCGGCATTAACGTTAGGATTTGCCTATGCGGCGTGGAATATTGGCATTTTGCATGGCAACGTGACCATCATGGCCGTAGGATCCTATTTTACCCCTGTGCTCTCTTCTGCACTGGCTGCTGTGTTACTCAGTGCACCGCTTTCGCTATCTTTCTGGCAGGGCGCACTGATGGTCTGCGCGGGTTCGCTACTTTGTTGGCTGGCAACGCGCCGCGCCTGAAAAAAACCGGGTTTTATCACAAACAAATAAAACCCGGCTATACTTTAGACAAATTGATGAATAATAATTGTTCATTCCACTTGCGATTTATGTTTTCATTTGTTTAATTAAATGTTAAATATATGGTAATTAGTTAACACACGAAAATATTATGCGGTTATCTATATCCATTCATATGCATATATTACACATGCGGAACTAACGCCATTTAAATCATAGCCCTGACAATAGTCCCCTACGTAAATATACCCATTCAGATTTGTCACATATAAAGATTAATACAATCAACCATATTATGTAGATCTGGATCACACAACTTCAAATATTTCGCAATATTATGAAACTTATTATTGAACTTATACCACTGCGTCATTTAAAAATAGTTTGCCATTGACGAACCCCTTCGTTTAGCAATGGTTTAGGAAACACACCAAGAAAAAATTATAAGGATTATTTAGAATGAAACTTAAATTAGTTGCAGTGGCAGTGACTAGCCTGTTGGCGGCAGGTGCGGTAAACGCAGCTGAGGTATATAACAAAGACGCAAACAAACTGGATATCTACGGAAAAGTTCACGCTCAGCACTACTTCTCTGACGACAACGGCAGCGATGGCGACAAAACCTACGCGCGTCTGGGCTTCAAAGGTGAAACTCAGATCAATGACCAGCTGGTTGGTTTTGGTCAGTGGGAATATGAATTCAAAGGCAACCGTTCTGAATCCCAGGGCTCTGAAGCAGACAAAACTCGTCTGGCATTCGCTGGTCTGAAATTCGCTGAATACGGTTCTTTCGACTACGGTCGTAACTACGGCGTGGCCTACGACATCGGCGCATGGACCGACGTCCTGCCTGAGTTCGGTGGTGATACCTGGACCCAGACTGACGTATTCATGACTGGCCGTACTACCGGCGTTGCAACCTACCGTAACACCGACTTCTTCGGTCTGGTTGAAGGTCTGAACTTTGCTGCTCAGTACCAGGGCAAAAATGACCGTGACAACCTGAAAGAAGCTAACGGTGACGGCTTCGGTCTGTCTACCACTTATGAGTATGAAGGCTTTGGCGTAGGTGCTACCTATGCGAAATCTGACCGTACCGACAAACAGTCTGTCGGTAACGGCGGTTTCATGGCTTCCGGTAAAAACGCTGAAGTATGGGCCGCTGGTCTGAAATATGATGCGAACAACATCTACCTGGCAACCACCTACTCTGAAACCCGCAACATGACCACCTATGGTGGCTCCGGTGTTACTGGTATTGCAGATAAAGCACAGAACTTTGAAGTAGTTGCTCAGTACCAGTTCGACTTCGGTCTGCGTCCGTCCGTTGCTTACCTGAAATCCAAAGGTAAAGACATCAACGGTTACGGCGACCAGGATCTGGTTGAATACGTAGACCTGGGTGCTACTTACTACTTCAACAAAAACATGTCCACCTTCGTTGATTACAAAATCAACCTGCTGGATGACAACAACTTCACCAATGCAGCGAAAGTGTCAACTGACAACATCGTGGCTGTTGGTCTGAACTACCAGTTCTAATTTTGTTGTAGTCAGAATACAAAGCCAGTCCTTCAAGGGCTGGCTTTTTCTCTTGATGTAGACTCGGTCATAAGGAGTATGCCGTGCAGACATTCACTGGTCGTTGTCTTTGCGGACAGAGTCATTTTACCGTCGACGTCGAAATGCTGGATGTCTATGCCTGCCATTGTACGCTGTGTCAGAAATGGTCTGGCGGCATCGCCATGTATCTGGAAGCCAGCGCTCACCCGCTGATGTCACCAGAATCGGTAGAACCTTCGCACTTTCCTTCCTCAAATCGTGGTGAACGGTTCTTCTGTTCCGGCTGCGGATGCCCACTGTGGTTTACGTTGACGGACAGCGATCGCTACTTTATTCCGTGGACACTTCTGGAGCTTAATGAGGTAGATCGCCGCCGCCTGATATTAGCAGCAGAAATCTATACGGAAACACAGCCTGCGTTCTGGAGATTGACGGGGCAATACGCTCGACTGAGTGGGAAAGAAGTCGAAGAGATGGATTACCCCTGTCATTTAGCTCACTAGTTATTAACGTTGTACCTTTGCCAGACTGAACCACATTCCTATCGCTAATACGATAAGCATGCTGCCGGCGCTGCTTAAGGCCACGCTATGTGACCAGGTGAACGCTTCTCTGGCAGCCGTCAGCAATGCCTCACTCAGTGACGACGGGAGCGAGTGCGCCAGTTGTACCGCCTCCCCCATTGACGATGAGGCACGTTCCATTTCCTGCGGATTAAGTCCGGCTGGCGGCAGAATCGATGCAGAAAAGCTACGGCTCAACAGCAAACCAAAGATAGCTATCCCAAGTCCGGCTCCCAGTTCATAAGCCATTGTCTCGATGGCACCCGCGGCCGCGGCTTTTTCCGCAGGTGCTGCTGCCATGATAGCCGCTGTTGAAGCCAGAAGCGCACTGGCGGCGCTGAAGCCGAGCAAAGCCATCAAAATCCAGGCTTGTACCTGTTGGCTACTGAAATCCGTCATCGCCAGGCCGTAAAAGCTAACAGCGCTCAGCGCCATACCCGCCGTCGCCACACATCGTAATCCCAGACGTGAAACCAACATACCGGCAATCGGTCCGCTGAAACCACTTGCCAGCATCACCGGCAGCATGAACAACCCTGCCTGATACGGTGTTAAGCCGTGGACAAACTGTAGCTCCTGAGCCATCAGTAACTCGAAACCCACCAGCGTTATCATCGCGGTCATCGCCATCACTACGCCACTTAAGATTATGCGATGTGTGAACAACCGCATATCAATCATCGGGCGGGCTGCCGCAAGCTGGATGCGGACAAACTGCCACAACAGCAAAGCGCCGGTTAACAGCGTCAGGGCGATGGCAACGGTCGCCGTATGCCCTTTCAGCGCGGTTTTGGCGCTGTAAACCAGCAGCAGAATGGCAACAATCAGCATTATCGCATGACCAAAATTTAACGATTGATCGCGACGTCCAGCCTGACGCGGCACTAAGCGTGCGGTTAAGGCCATTACCACCAGGACAATCGGTACATTAATTAAGAATACTGATCCCCAGTAGAAGTGCTCCAGTAGCATCCCGCCAACCAGTGGGCCAAACGCCGCACCGCCGGAACCAACCGCGGCCCAGACGCCGAGCGCCATATTACGATGCCGTTGCTCAGCGAACGTGGCGCGAATCCCCGCAAGCGTTGCCGGCACAATCATCGCCGCGCCAATCGCCAACACGGCCCGGGTGACAATCAGCCAGCTGGCGCTATGAGCAAAAGCGGCCGCCAGTGATGCCAGACCAAACAAGCCTCCACCTAACAGCAGCAGGCGTTTAAAGCCGATGCGATCGCCCAGCGCGCCCATTGGCAATACCATACCTGCCATTACCAGGGAATAAATATCAATGATCCACAGCAGCTCGTTGCCACTGGCACCCAGCGTCATACTCAGCGTGGGCGCGGCAACGTGCAGCACCGTTGCATCAATCGCAACAGGGATGTAGACCAGCACAATAATCACTAACGTTAACCACTGACGAAACATAAAACTCCCTTCAAAACTGAAACTGGACACACGTCCAGGTTCGGCGATCCTACGGAAATTTGAACGTATGTCCAACTTTTTGTTAGACTGCGTGCTAAACGGATATGGGAGGAACGATGAGCTATCTAAATCGGGATGAACGTCGGGAAGTGATTCTGCAGGCGGCAATGCGCGTCGCGCTTGAGGAAGGATTTACCGCCATGACGGTGCGGCGTATTGCCACGGAAGCTCAGGTGTCAACCGGCCAGGTGCATCATCACTTTACGTCTGCCGGCGAGTTAAAATCCCTCGCTTTTGTGCAACTGATCCGTACTCTTCTGGATGCCGAACTGGTCAGCGCAAACGCCAGCTTCCGTGAACGGCTGCATGCCATGCTGGGCAGCGAAGATGGCGGGTTCGAACCCTATATAAAACTATGGCGTGAAGCGCAGGTTCTGGCGGATAAAGATCCGGAAATCAAAAGCGCTTACCTGATGACCATGCGGATGTGGCACGAAGAAACCGCCGCTATCATCTCTCAGGGACAGAAAGCCGGTGAGTTTTCTTCACGCCCGGATGCTGCCGATGTGGCCTGGCGTTTAATTGCGTTGGTATGCGGTCTGGATGGCATCTATGTATTAGGCATTGAGGAAATGGCCGATCCTGCATTCGAACGCCACCTGGATAGTATGATTACGTTAGAGTTAGTTAATTGATGTTATAGATGAATTAATAATACATCTTTTATATTTACAATTGGTAACACTTAAGCAACGTGTAATTCCCTCATCACGCCGCGTTATTGCGCTTTTTTATCTATTCTTTCAGTCAATATTCCCAAAACTTTTCAATAGTTTCTAAAAGAACTCGCGCGGCGCTGTATGCGTTTATTTCTTTTTCATGAACGGCATGTGCATGGAGAATAATATGTCAGCATCAAATGAGAAAAATAATCGTTATCTTTTAACTGACTGGAAACCCGAAAATCCTGCCTTTTGGGAAAACAAAGGTAAGCACATTGCCCGAAGAAACCTCTGGATATCAGTGAGTTGCTTGCTGCTTGCGTTTTGCGTCTGGATGTTGTTCAGCGCTGTTGCTGTCAATCTGAATAAAATTGGTTTTAATTTTACCACCGATCAACTGTTTTTATTAACGGCATTACCTTCTCTTTCTGGTGCAATATTGCGCGTTCCCTACTCCTTTATGGTACCTATATTTGGGGGGCGACGCTGGACCATTTTTAGCACCGTCATTCTGGTTATTCCCTGCGTCTGGCTCGGTTTTGCCGTGCAAAATACGGCTACTCCGTTTGGCGTATTTATTATCATTGCGCTGATGTGTGGGTTTGCTGGCGCTAACTTTGCCTCCAGCATGGGCAATATCAGTTTTTTCTTCCCCAAAGCGAAGCAAGGTAGCGCACTAGGCATTAACGGTGGCCTCGGCAACCTCGGTGTCAGCGTGATGCAGTTGATCGCGCCGCTGGTGATCTTTCTCCCCATTTTTACCTTCCTGGGCGTGCAGGGCGTACCACAAGCTGATGGATCGTTACTGTCACTGGCCAATGCCGCATGGATTTGGGTGCCGTTACTGCTGATAGCGACCGTGGCAGCGGGCATAGGAATGAACGACATTGCCAGTTCGAAGGCCTCAATTGCCTCCCAACTACCGGTCCTCAAGCGTTTTCATTTGTGGTTATTAAGTCTGCTGTATCTCGCCACCTTCGGTTCGTTTATCGGTTTTTCAGCAGGCTTTGCCATGCTGGCGAAAACACAGTTCCCTGACGTGAATATTCTGCAACTGGCGTTCTTTGGGCCCTTCATCGGTGCGCTTGCGCGATCGGCGGGCGGCGTTATCTCTGACAAGTTTGGTGGTGTGCGTGTCACCTTAATTAACTTCATCTTTATGGCACTGTTCAGCGCCCTGCTGTTTCTCACTTTGCCCGGCTCGGGCGAAGGAAGCTTTATCGCGTTTTACCTGGTGTTTATGGGCTTGTTCCTGACCGCGGGTCTGGGAAGCGGTTCGACCTTCCAGATGATTGCGGTGATCTTTCGCAAAATCACCATTTACCGGGTGAAGCTGCACGGTGGTACTGAAGAACAGGCCCAGCGTGAGGCGGTAACCGATACCGCCGCCGCCCTGGGATTTATCTCCGCAATTGGCGCTGTCGGGGGCTTCTTCATCCCGAAAGCGTTTGGTTCATCGCTGGCGCTGACCGGATCTCCGGTAGGCGCCATGAAAATATTCCTTGTGTTCTACATCGTCTGCGTGCTGGTGACCTGGCTGGTTTACGGCCGTAAATCACAAAAAAAATAGTCATCTTTTGGCCTGTGTAGGCAACGTTATTCGAAGCAGGAGTTATGTCATGAGTAAACTGTTAGACCGCTTTCGCTACTTTAAACAAAAGGGCGATACGTTTGCCGAGGGGCATGGGCAAGTAATGCACACCAACCGGGACTGGGAAGACAGCTATCGTCAGCGCTGGCAGTTCGATAAAATTGTGCG
This window of the Citrobacter freundii ATCC 8090 = MTCC 1658 = NBRC 12681 genome carries:
- a CDS encoding TetR family transcriptional regulator; its protein translation is MSYLNRDERREVILQAAMRVALEEGFTAMTVRRIATEAQVSTGQVHHHFTSAGELKSLAFVQLIRTLLDAELVSANASFRERLHAMLGSEDGGFEPYIKLWREAQVLADKDPEIKSAYLMTMRMWHEETAAIISQGQKAGEFSSRPDAADVAWRLIALVCGLDGIYVLGIEEMADPAFERHLDSMITLELVN
- the yddG gene encoding aromatic amino acid efflux DMT transporter YddG → MTKQKATLIGLIAIVLWSTMVGLMRGVSEGLGPAGGAAMIFSLSGLLLIFTVGFPNIRKIPVRYLIAGSVLFVTYEICLALALGYAATRHQAIEVGMVNYLWPSLTILFAILFNGQKTTWLVIPGLIIALTGVCWVLGGENGLNLDEIISNVASSPLSYFLAFLGAFIWATYCTVTNKYAKGFNGITVFVLLTAASLWIYYFMTPQPEMIFSTSVTIKMFSAALTLGFAYAAWNIGILHGNVTIMAVGSYFTPVLSSALAAVLLSAPLSLSFWQGALMVCAGSLLCWLATRRA
- a CDS encoding GFA family protein; the encoded protein is MLDVYACHCTLCQKWSGGIAMYLEASAHPLMSPESVEPSHFPSSNRGERFFCSGCGCPLWFTLTDSDRYFIPWTLLELNEVDRRRLILAAEIYTETQPAFWRLTGQYARLSGKEVEEMDYPCHLAH
- a CDS encoding MFS transporter, translated to MFRQWLTLVIIVLVYIPVAIDATVLHVAAPTLSMTLGASGNELLWIIDIYSLVMAGMVLPMGALGDRIGFKRLLLLGGGLFGLASLAAAFAHSASWLIVTRAVLAIGAAMIVPATLAGIRATFAEQRHRNMALGVWAAVGSGGAAFGPLVGGMLLEHFYWGSVFLINVPIVLVVMALTARLVPRQAGRRDQSLNFGHAIMLIVAILLLVYSAKTALKGHTATVAIALTLLTGALLLWQFVRIQLAAARPMIDMRLFTHRIILSGVVMAMTAMITLVGFELLMAQELQFVHGLTPYQAGLFMLPVMLASGFSGPIAGMLVSRLGLRCVATAGMALSAVSFYGLAMTDFSSQQVQAWILMALLGFSAASALLASTAAIMAAAPAEKAAAAGAIETMAYELGAGLGIAIFGLLLSRSFSASILPPAGLNPQEMERASSSMGEAVQLAHSLPSSLSEALLTAAREAFTWSHSVALSSAGSMLIVLAIGMWFSLAKVQR
- the ompD gene encoding porin OmpD, producing MKLKLVAVAVTSLLAAGAVNAAEVYNKDANKLDIYGKVHAQHYFSDDNGSDGDKTYARLGFKGETQINDQLVGFGQWEYEFKGNRSESQGSEADKTRLAFAGLKFAEYGSFDYGRNYGVAYDIGAWTDVLPEFGGDTWTQTDVFMTGRTTGVATYRNTDFFGLVEGLNFAAQYQGKNDRDNLKEANGDGFGLSTTYEYEGFGVGATYAKSDRTDKQSVGNGGFMASGKNAEVWAAGLKYDANNIYLATTYSETRNMTTYGGSGVTGIADKAQNFEVVAQYQFDFGLRPSVAYLKSKGKDINGYGDQDLVEYVDLGATYYFNKNMSTFVDYKINLLDDNNFTNAAKVSTDNIVAVGLNYQF
- a CDS encoding NarK family nitrate/nitrite MFS transporter produces the protein MSASNEKNNRYLLTDWKPENPAFWENKGKHIARRNLWISVSCLLLAFCVWMLFSAVAVNLNKIGFNFTTDQLFLLTALPSLSGAILRVPYSFMVPIFGGRRWTIFSTVILVIPCVWLGFAVQNTATPFGVFIIIALMCGFAGANFASSMGNISFFFPKAKQGSALGINGGLGNLGVSVMQLIAPLVIFLPIFTFLGVQGVPQADGSLLSLANAAWIWVPLLLIATVAAGIGMNDIASSKASIASQLPVLKRFHLWLLSLLYLATFGSFIGFSAGFAMLAKTQFPDVNILQLAFFGPFIGALARSAGGVISDKFGGVRVTLINFIFMALFSALLFLTLPGSGEGSFIAFYLVFMGLFLTAGLGSGSTFQMIAVIFRKITIYRVKLHGGTEEQAQREAVTDTAAALGFISAIGAVGGFFIPKAFGSSLALTGSPVGAMKIFLVFYIVCVLVTWLVYGRKSQKK